One genomic region from Apodemus sylvaticus chromosome 1, mApoSyl1.1, whole genome shotgun sequence encodes:
- the LOC127677882 gene encoding olfactory receptor 9Q1-like, with protein MAKVNLTLVTEFLLIAFTEHPEWGLPLFHLFLFIYLFTLLGNSGMIILIRMDRRLHTPMYFLLSHLSFMDICYSSVTVPQTMAVVLEHGAALSYARCVAQFFLFTFFGSIDCYLLALMAYDRYVAVCQPLLYVTIMTQKALLSFVAGAYIAGLLSALVRTISAFTLSFCGSNEIDFIFCDLPPLLKLTCGESYIQELVIIVFAIFVIPACMVVIVVSYLFIIVAILRIPSAGGRAKTFSTCASHLTAVSLFFGTLIFMYLRDNSGQASEKDRVVSVFYTTVIPMLNPLIYSLRNKEVKEALRKFLNRVKTS; from the coding sequence ATGGCCAAGGTGAACCTCACTTTGGTGACAGAGTTTCTCCTCATAGCATTCACTGAGCACCCTGAATGGGGGCTCCCTCTTTTCCAcctgtttttatttatctatctcttCACTTTGCTGGGGAACTCAGGCATGATTATTTTGATACGTATGGATCGCAGGCTCCACACCCCAATGTACTTCCTTTTAAGCCACCTCTCTTTCATGGACATCTGCTACTCCTCTGTCACTGTTCCTCAGACAATGGCTGTGGTGTTGGAACATGGGGCAGCTTTATCCTATGCACGATGTGTTGCTCAGTTTTTCCTGTTTACTTTCTTTGGATCCATCGATTGCTACCTCTTGGCTctcatggcctatgaccgctatgtggcagTGTGCCAGCCTTTGCTTTATGTCACCATCATGACGCAGAAAGCCCTTCTAAGTTTTGTGGCTGGGGCTTACATTGCTGGTCTCCTCAGTGCCTTGGTGAGGACAATCTCAGCTTTCACCCTCTCCTTTTGTGGAAGCAACGAGATCGACTTTATTTTCTGTGACCTTCCTCCTCTGTTAAAGCTGACCTGCGGTGAGAGCTATATCCAGGAGTTGGTGATTATCGTATTTGCCATTTTTGTCATCCCTGCTTGCATGGTGGTGATTGTAGTTTCCTACCTGTTCATCATTGTGGCCATTCTGAGAATCCCTTCAGCAGGAGGCCGGGCCAAGACCTTCTCAACTTGTGCCTCCCACCTCACCGCCGTGTCACTCTTCTTTGGCACCCTCATTTTCATGTACCTGAGAGATAACTCTGGTCAGGCCTCAGAAAAGGATCGAGTGGTGTCTGTGTTCTACACAACAGTAATTCCCATGTTGAATCCCCTCATCTACAGCTTGAGgaacaaggaagtga